GCGCGAATTATCCATTGAAGAAATCGAAGAAATTCACCAGCACGTCCCGGACATTGAAATCGAAGTCTTTGTGCATGGTGCACTGTGCATGGCTTACTCTGGCCGCTGCCTGTTGTCTGGCTACATGAACAAACGCGATGCCAACCAAGGGGCGTGTACCAATGCCTGCCGCTGGGAATATAAGATTCACGAAGCCAAAGAAGATGAAACTGGCGATGTCATTCCTGTAACTCAGGTTGAAGAAAAGCAAGGCTGCTGCTCCAACGAAAATGACCAGCATCAGTTTGATGAACCTGTGCTGTTACAACGCAATGATGAAGATATGTTTGCTGCCGAAGAAGATGAACACGGCACGTACTTTATGAACTCGAAAGACTTGCGTGCGGTGCAACACGTCGAACGTCTAACCCAAATGGGCATTGCATCGCTGAAAATTGAAGGCCGTACCAAGTCTTATTTCTACTGTGCACGTACTGCACAAATTTACCGTAAGGCGATTGATGATGCATTGGCAGGCCGTCCATTTGATCCAAGCCTGATGCTACAACTCGAAGGTCTAGCCAACCGTGGCTATACTGAAGGCTTCCTACGCCGTCATGTACACAGTGAATATCAAAACTACGAAACCGGCTCTTCGCGTTTTGATTTCCAACAGTTCTGTGGTGAAGTTCTGGAACGTAATGGTGATTACATTAAAATCGATGTGAAAAACCGTTTTGTGGTAGGGGATTCTTTGGAATTGATGACCCCACAGGGCAATATCACCTTTACCTTAACTGAAATACGCGATAAAAAAGGCAATTCAATCGACGATGCCAAAGGTTCTGGTCATATCGTGGAAATTCCAATGC
This portion of the Acinetobacter sp. GSS19 genome encodes:
- the trhP gene encoding prephenate-dependent tRNA uridine(34) hydroxylase TrhP; translation: MQTELLSPAGSLKNMRYAFAYGADAVYAGQPRYSLRVRNNEFDHDNLQIGINEAHALGKKFYVVVNIQPHNSKLKNFIRDLEPVVAMGPDALIMSDPGLIMMVREAFPDMPIHLSVQANAVNWATVKFWKSYGLTRVILSRELSIEEIEEIHQHVPDIEIEVFVHGALCMAYSGRCLLSGYMNKRDANQGACTNACRWEYKIHEAKEDETGDVIPVTQVEEKQGCCSNENDQHQFDEPVLLQRNDEDMFAAEEDEHGTYFMNSKDLRAVQHVERLTQMGIASLKIEGRTKSYFYCARTAQIYRKAIDDALAGRPFDPSLMLQLEGLANRGYTEGFLRRHVHSEYQNYETGSSRFDFQQFCGEVLERNGDYIKIDVKNRFVVGDSLELMTPQGNITFTLTEIRDKKGNSIDDAKGSGHIVEIPMPQDVDINYALLIRNLPDSKESITASSLAYNAGA